A section of the Solitalea canadensis DSM 3403 genome encodes:
- a CDS encoding TraG family conjugative transposon ATPase produces MMEKQMRDILPIMGVEYDCIVSRQGDVTVAFQVDLPELFTLSDKEYEAFHQAWVKAIKVLPKFTVFHKQDWFTESRYTADFEKADTGFLSRSSECFFNERPYLKHSCYLLFTKKPDGRKPSSSLFCNLLRGSIVPLQTINRQLLLDFLDSAGQFSRILEDSGFVKLNRLKEEDLVGTINKAGLIERYCALSTDEHGLPLLKDISFDEGLKVGDAHCQLFTLTDAADLPALCGARINYDRYSTDRTKFSVGFASSLGQLLSCNHIYNQYIFIEDNAQTLKKLESKRLRLQSLSAYSRENLIARDATNDFLNEAISHQRLPVKAHFNVLAWTDQKSELKELKNKIISALAELDATGKLETVGAPQIFWAGIPGNEADFPMNDTFDTFCEQATCFLNLETSYRSSLSPFGIRLGDRLTGFPVHVDISDEPIKRGYCTNRNKFILGPSGSGKSFFTNHMVRSYYEQGTHVVLVDVGHSYKGLCEMVGGYYFTYDEKHPICFNPFYIGSDDQLDTEKKESIKTLLLALWKKDDETFKRSEYVALSNALGLYYKKLETIPSIFPGFNSFYEYLRDEFTTVLANDNVKEKDFDINNFLYVLRPYYKGGEFDYLLNATGNLNLLNERFIVFELDNIKDHPILFPVVTIIIMEVFISKMRKLKGIRKMILIEEAWKAIAKEGMAEYIKYLFKTVRKFFGEAIVVTQEIEDVISSPIVKQAIINNADCKILLDQSKYQNKFDQIQELLGLTEKEKALVLSVNKANDPNRKYKEVFISLGGMHSKVYRTEVSPEEYLVYTTEETEKMKVQEYAKKYGGIEKGIKALFSETGINNKRK; encoded by the coding sequence ATGATGGAAAAGCAGATGAGGGATATTTTACCAATAATGGGAGTGGAGTATGATTGTATTGTTTCCAGGCAAGGTGACGTAACTGTGGCATTTCAGGTTGATCTGCCCGAATTGTTCACTCTATCGGATAAGGAGTATGAAGCCTTTCATCAGGCATGGGTGAAGGCAATTAAAGTTCTGCCTAAATTCACCGTATTTCATAAACAGGATTGGTTTACTGAAAGTCGATACACTGCCGATTTTGAAAAAGCTGATACAGGCTTTCTATCCCGAAGCAGCGAGTGTTTCTTTAATGAGCGTCCTTATCTGAAGCATTCCTGTTATTTACTGTTTACCAAGAAGCCGGACGGTCGAAAGCCAAGTTCTTCGCTTTTTTGCAACCTGCTGCGAGGCTCCATTGTTCCCCTCCAAACAATAAACCGGCAGTTATTGCTGGATTTTTTGGATAGTGCGGGTCAATTCTCAAGGATCCTTGAAGACAGCGGATTTGTGAAACTGAATCGATTGAAAGAAGAGGATCTGGTTGGAACGATTAACAAAGCAGGATTGATAGAACGCTATTGTGCATTATCGACAGATGAACATGGCTTGCCATTGTTAAAAGACATCAGCTTTGACGAGGGCCTTAAAGTTGGGGATGCACACTGCCAGCTATTCACGCTTACCGACGCAGCTGATTTACCAGCCCTGTGTGGAGCGCGAATTAACTATGATCGCTATTCTACGGACCGAACAAAATTCAGTGTTGGTTTTGCCTCCTCCTTAGGGCAACTGCTTTCCTGCAATCATATTTACAACCAGTACATCTTTATCGAGGATAATGCTCAAACCCTGAAGAAACTAGAGAGTAAGCGCCTGCGCCTGCAATCATTGTCAGCCTATTCACGAGAAAATTTAATTGCCCGTGATGCGACCAATGATTTCTTAAATGAAGCCATCAGCCACCAAAGACTTCCGGTTAAAGCACATTTTAACGTACTGGCATGGACGGATCAGAAGTCCGAATTAAAAGAACTGAAAAACAAGATCATTTCAGCCCTTGCGGAACTGGATGCAACAGGAAAACTGGAAACCGTTGGTGCTCCGCAGATATTCTGGGCCGGCATTCCCGGAAACGAAGCGGATTTTCCGATGAACGATACGTTTGATACATTTTGTGAACAGGCGACTTGCTTTTTAAACTTGGAAACGAGTTACAGATCATCGCTAAGCCCCTTTGGCATTCGTTTAGGCGACCGGCTTACAGGCTTTCCGGTACATGTGGACATTAGCGATGAGCCCATTAAACGAGGTTACTGTACCAACCGTAATAAATTCATTTTAGGGCCGAGCGGCAGCGGCAAGTCCTTTTTTACCAATCATATGGTGCGTTCTTATTATGAACAGGGAACCCATGTTGTTTTGGTAGATGTGGGTCACAGCTATAAGGGTCTTTGTGAGATGGTTGGTGGCTACTATTTCACTTATGATGAAAAGCACCCCATTTGTTTCAACCCTTTTTACATCGGATCAGACGATCAATTGGATACGGAGAAAAAGGAAAGCATTAAAACACTATTGCTTGCCTTATGGAAAAAGGACGATGAAACATTTAAGCGTAGTGAATACGTTGCTCTGTCCAACGCCCTCGGACTTTACTATAAAAAGCTGGAAACCATCCCATCCATCTTTCCGGGTTTTAACAGCTTTTATGAATACCTGCGGGATGAGTTTACAACTGTTCTTGCCAACGACAATGTGAAAGAAAAGGATTTTGATATCAACAACTTCCTCTACGTACTCAGGCCGTATTATAAAGGAGGGGAATTTGACTACCTGCTCAATGCGACTGGGAATCTTAATCTGCTTAATGAACGTTTTATTGTTTTTGAACTGGATAACATAAAAGATCATCCGATTCTTTTTCCGGTGGTCACCATTATCATTATGGAAGTCTTTATCAGTAAGATGCGCAAGCTCAAAGGCATCCGTAAAATGATCCTGATCGAAGAAGCCTGGAAAGCAATCGCTAAAGAAGGGATGGCAGAATACATCAAATACCTGTTTAAAACAGTTCGCAAATTTTTCGGCGAGGCCATCGTCGTTACCCAGGAAATTGAAGATGTGATCAGCAGTCCTATAGTAAAGCAGGCCATCATCAACAATGCCGATTGCAAGATCCTTTTGGATCAATCCAAATACCAGAATAAGTTCGATCAGATACAGGAACTACTGGGTCTGACTGAAAAAGAAAAAGCTTTGGTGCTCTCGGTCAATAAAGCAAACGACCCGAATCGGAAATACAAAGAGGTCTTTATTTCCCTGGGAGGAATGCATTCCAAGGTGTATCGTACGGAAGTATCCCCGGAGGAATATCTGGTCTATACAACCGAGGAAACTGAAAAGATGAAAGTGCAGGAATATGCAAAGAAATACGGTGGCATTGAAAAAGGTATAAAGGCTTTGTTCAGTGAAACGGGGATAAATAATAAAAGGAAATAG
- the traK gene encoding conjugative transposon protein TraK, with product MFKQLKNIDTAFQYIRGFTALVVACSAVLSGFAVYKSFKLVSVMQNKIYILANGKALEAYASDRKDNIEVEVRDHVKTFHQLFFTLDPDEKVIQSGITKALYLADASAKRTYDNLKEKGFYATVISANISQQLTIDSIRIDVSCYPYRFQCYALQRITRPTSIVSRSLITAGYLRNVSRSDNNPHGFLIERWETIENRDLKTESR from the coding sequence ATGTTCAAACAACTAAAAAATATCGATACCGCCTTCCAGTATATCCGGGGATTTACGGCACTGGTGGTTGCATGTTCCGCAGTGTTAAGCGGATTTGCAGTATACAAAAGCTTTAAGCTGGTATCGGTGATGCAAAACAAGATCTACATTCTGGCAAATGGAAAGGCATTGGAAGCCTATGCCTCAGATCGGAAGGATAACATTGAAGTAGAAGTTAGGGATCATGTAAAAACCTTTCATCAACTGTTCTTCACGCTGGATCCGGATGAGAAAGTCATACAGTCAGGCATAACCAAAGCGCTTTATTTGGCCGATGCTTCTGCCAAAAGGACCTATGATAATTTGAAAGAAAAGGGCTTCTATGCAACCGTAATCTCAGCGAATATCAGCCAGCAGTTAACGATAGACAGTATTCGAATTGATGTGAGCTGCTACCCGTATCGTTTCCAGTGTTATGCACTTCAGCGAATCACCAGGCCAACAAGTATCGTTTCGCGTAGCTTGATAACGGCGGGCTACCTTCGAAATGTAAGCAGGTCGGATAACAATCCGCACGGTTTCTTAATTGAACGCTGGGAAACTATTGAAAACAGGGATTTGAAAACAGAAAGCAGGTAG
- a CDS encoding DUF4133 domain-containing protein gives MSSSVYQINKGINKSIEFRGLKAQYIWYLGAGVILLLILFAILYIAEVNSFLCIGIVALAGSFLIFRLYALSNKYGEHGLMKALAKRNLPKVIKVYERSFPGVSVKKVLEE, from the coding sequence ATGAGTAGCAGCGTATATCAGATCAATAAGGGTATCAATAAAAGCATTGAGTTTCGGGGGTTAAAAGCACAATACATCTGGTATCTGGGGGCGGGAGTAATATTGCTGCTCATCCTATTTGCAATCCTGTATATCGCCGAAGTTAACTCATTTCTGTGCATCGGAATTGTAGCACTAGCAGGATCCTTTTTGATTTTCAGATTGTATGCACTGAGTAATAAATACGGCGAGCATGGCCTGATGAAAGCTTTGGCTAAGCGAAATCTTCCCAAAGTGATAAAAGTGTATGAACGAAGTTTTCCTGGTGTTTCGGTTAAGAAAGTATTAGAAGAATAA
- the traM gene encoding conjugative transposon protein TraM: MKHQHSPAFLQKRKLLMVLPILTLPFLTLLFWSLGGGKVASAGTEAKAQSGFNLSLPEAILNEDKTLTKMSYYEKAAADSQKLKELIKNDPYYKQSNSIENNVMDIVIPDIANKGLLASPYPQSQQTDAGEANIYEKLEQLNTVLRKTPSVNERTNINIRSKQNTIPVERKEVDRLEQLMLNMNSPEGEDKELQQLNGMLDKILDIQHPERIQEKNKQTFIEEKGKLFAVTSGNEEMPVSLLTGGGQNQEYTTFSNLAPVQKGFYGLEELETIPEQNAITAEVQETQTLVNGSIIKLRLTTDVYINGTLIPKDQFVFGAVSLSNERLMITINNIRYQNAIFPVALKVYDLDGILGLYVPGAISRDVAKQSADRSVQAIGLSDWDNSLSGQVASAGVEAAKNLVSKRMKLTKVTVKAGYKVLLIDEKQNQIH, encoded by the coding sequence ATGAAACACCAACATTCACCCGCGTTTTTACAAAAACGCAAGTTATTAATGGTATTACCCATACTTACTCTGCCTTTTTTAACGCTCTTGTTCTGGTCGCTTGGCGGCGGGAAAGTTGCGAGTGCCGGTACGGAAGCGAAGGCGCAGAGCGGATTTAATCTATCGTTACCGGAGGCCATCCTTAATGAAGACAAAACACTTACCAAAATGAGTTATTATGAAAAAGCAGCAGCTGATTCACAGAAACTAAAAGAATTGATAAAGAATGATCCTTATTATAAGCAAAGCAATAGCATTGAAAACAATGTCATGGATATAGTTATCCCTGACATTGCAAACAAGGGTTTGCTCGCTTCTCCATATCCGCAATCCCAACAAACAGATGCTGGTGAGGCGAACATTTACGAAAAGCTGGAGCAGTTGAATACGGTGTTAAGAAAAACACCATCTGTAAATGAGCGGACAAACATTAACATACGCTCAAAACAAAATACAATTCCTGTAGAAAGAAAAGAAGTAGACCGATTGGAGCAGCTTATGCTTAACATGAATTCTCCTGAAGGAGAAGACAAGGAGCTGCAGCAGCTAAACGGTATGTTGGATAAAATACTGGATATTCAGCACCCTGAGCGTATCCAGGAAAAAAACAAACAAACCTTTATAGAAGAAAAGGGGAAATTATTTGCGGTGACTTCCGGAAATGAGGAGATGCCGGTATCTCTGCTGACTGGTGGCGGGCAAAATCAGGAATATACAACCTTTAGCAATCTGGCACCTGTTCAAAAGGGGTTTTATGGTCTGGAAGAGTTGGAAACTATACCCGAACAAAACGCGATAACGGCAGAGGTGCAGGAAACACAGACCTTGGTAAACGGGTCTATCATCAAACTGCGGCTTACCACAGATGTCTATATAAACGGCACATTAATTCCAAAGGATCAATTTGTTTTTGGTGCTGTTTCACTAAGTAATGAACGGCTAATGATTACGATTAACAACATTCGGTATCAGAACGCCATATTCCCGGTGGCTTTAAAGGTGTATGATCTGGACGGTATTCTGGGCTTGTATGTGCCGGGGGCAATCTCGAGGGATGTGGCTAAACAATCGGCCGACCGTTCGGTGCAAGCCATTGGACTTTCAGATTGGGACAATTCGCTTAGCGGACAAGTAGCAAGTGCAGGAGTAGAAGCTGCGAAAAACCTGGTCAGTAAACGGATGAAGTTAACCAAAGTAACGGTAAAAGCAGGTTATAAGGTACTGTTGATAGATGAAAAGCAAAACCAGATCCATTAA
- the traN gene encoding conjugative transposon protein TraN, whose translation MKKISVLGLIGIVLFLFSPLLKAQDVSSLQDEEYIPKRLTITCFKTTCIVFPFAIKSVDRGTKDLLVQKVKDVSNVLLLKAAKPEFDETNLTVITADGKLYSFLVNYAENPVSYLIRIENPYGKTEPEVLFSNENGKEAHTIQVAEKLAKQKAFINHKKDKKYGIEISLEGVYVKDNLMYLQFKLQNYADIGYDIEQFRLTILDQQKSKRTAIQQMELNPVAIYGDTKMIKERSAQRIIFALPKFTIPDMKYLQVQLMEQNGGRHLSLKIRNPTIVRAKPLQQLF comes from the coding sequence ATGAAAAAGATAAGTGTGTTAGGGTTAATCGGAATTGTTCTATTCCTTTTTAGTCCATTACTTAAAGCTCAAGATGTATCCTCACTGCAAGATGAAGAATACATCCCCAAACGATTGACCATAACCTGTTTCAAAACCACCTGTATTGTATTTCCTTTTGCAATCAAAAGTGTGGACCGGGGAACTAAGGATTTATTGGTTCAAAAAGTTAAGGATGTTTCGAATGTGCTGCTGCTGAAAGCTGCAAAACCGGAATTCGATGAAACTAATCTTACAGTGATTACTGCGGATGGAAAGCTGTATTCATTTCTTGTGAATTATGCGGAAAATCCTGTTAGCTACTTAATCAGGATTGAAAATCCTTATGGTAAAACAGAGCCAGAAGTTTTGTTCTCCAATGAGAATGGCAAGGAAGCGCATACTATCCAAGTGGCTGAAAAATTAGCTAAACAGAAAGCCTTCATTAATCATAAGAAAGACAAAAAGTATGGTATCGAAATCAGTCTGGAAGGTGTCTATGTGAAAGACAATTTGATGTATTTACAGTTCAAGCTGCAAAATTACGCTGACATCGGGTACGATATTGAACAATTCCGGCTGACAATTCTTGATCAGCAGAAATCCAAGCGAACAGCCATTCAGCAAATGGAACTTAATCCGGTAGCTATTTATGGTGATACGAAGATGATCAAGGAGCGGTCAGCACAACGAATTATTTTTGCTTTACCTAAGTTCACTATCCCGGATATGAAATATCTGCAAGTACAACTTATGGAACAAAATGGCGGCAGGCATTTGTCTTTAAAAATCCGAAATCC
- the traJ gene encoding conjugative transposon protein TraJ, whose amino-acid sequence MMRTYRKAALAAVAGMVLPITCYGQTVASEMSSLHQVLEQLYTQMMPLYSKLTSVGQGIAGFAATWYIASRVWRHLANAEPIDFYPLFRPFVLGFCVMIFPSVLALINGVMKPVVTATSAMVDDSDKAIRVLLEHKEAAIKKTNAWHMYIGESGAGNRDDWYKYTYDNADPGDEGVLEGLGNDLRFVSAKLSYSFRNSVKEWMSEILAVLFEAAALCINTLRTFHLVVLSILGPLVFGLAVFDGFQHTLTVWLARYINIYLWLPVANIFGSIIGKIQENMLAIDISQVEDYGDTFFSATDVAYLVFMVIGIIGYFTVPSIANYIVHAGGGGGLTQKITSMLSSSSRTTIAAASTGAGMVADTMGNAASKISSSMSSSGTSSGYFNEGDKKDRPSGYMNDKLTGN is encoded by the coding sequence ATGATGAGAACATATAGAAAAGCTGCATTAGCTGCTGTTGCGGGGATGGTGCTTCCAATTACCTGCTATGGACAGACAGTTGCAAGCGAGATGAGCAGTCTGCATCAGGTACTGGAGCAATTGTATACCCAGATGATGCCTTTGTACAGCAAATTGACCAGTGTCGGGCAGGGCATTGCCGGATTTGCAGCAACCTGGTATATCGCTTCACGTGTTTGGAGACATTTAGCCAATGCCGAACCAATCGATTTCTACCCCTTATTCCGTCCGTTTGTACTTGGTTTTTGTGTCATGATTTTTCCTTCCGTATTGGCTTTGATTAATGGGGTCATGAAACCGGTGGTAACGGCAACTTCCGCAATGGTAGACGATTCGGATAAAGCCATCCGGGTATTGTTAGAGCATAAAGAGGCGGCAATAAAAAAGACCAATGCCTGGCACATGTACATAGGAGAATCAGGAGCCGGTAATAGGGACGATTGGTATAAATACACCTATGATAATGCTGATCCTGGGGATGAAGGCGTGCTGGAAGGTTTGGGCAACGATCTACGGTTTGTTAGCGCAAAATTGTCGTACAGCTTCCGGAATTCGGTAAAGGAATGGATGAGTGAGATACTGGCTGTACTGTTTGAAGCCGCTGCATTGTGCATCAATACGCTAAGGACCTTTCATCTGGTGGTGCTTTCTATTTTGGGTCCGCTGGTATTTGGATTGGCTGTATTTGACGGGTTTCAACATACCCTAACCGTATGGCTTGCGCGTTATATCAATATCTATCTATGGCTGCCGGTGGCCAACATCTTTGGCAGCATCATCGGTAAAATTCAGGAAAACATGCTGGCAATAGACATCTCTCAAGTAGAGGATTATGGCGACACGTTCTTCAGCGCAACCGATGTAGCCTACCTCGTTTTTATGGTCATTGGTATCATCGGATATTTTACCGTTCCGTCGATTGCCAACTACATCGTTCATGCAGGCGGAGGCGGCGGATTGACGCAAAAGATAACCAGTATGCTAAGTAGCTCCTCAAGAACAACGATCGCTGCCGCTTCAACAGGAGCGGGTATGGTTGCCGATACCATGGGGAATGCTGCCAGTAAGATCAGTAGCAGCATGAGCTCCAGCGGAACCAGTTCGGGTTACTTTAATGAAGGAGATAAAAAGGATCGTCCTTCAGGGTATATGAATGACAAATTAACGGGCAACTAA